In one window of Myotis daubentonii chromosome 13, mMyoDau2.1, whole genome shotgun sequence DNA:
- the TEX36 gene encoding testis-expressed protein 36, producing MAKGRRFNPPLDKDGRWFPHIGVTQKTPESITSVMLKEPHNPRFSWQIEEKLPPIYKAREKQATHNNFPFSVHDNRHSLRSSGFYVDSGLGRRKVAPEKRQHVSRNFNLWACDFVPSYLDGFSNNQISYVGPEAVVVPLFRRFPRQYSEVWGTWKFIPEQSYAEFLKKKPKVRFAIDKKATSSLEPLCLQKSLDELSKAGMSLGIPSSTTS from the exons ATGGCCAAAGGGAGACGCTTCAACCCGCCCTTAGACAAGGACGGAAGATGG TTCCCGCACATTGGAGTGACGCAGAAGACCCCGGAGTCCATCACCAGCGTGATGCTCAAGGAGCCCCACAACCCTCGCTTCTCCTGGCAAATAGAAGAGAAGCTGCCGCCCATCTACAAAGCCCGGGAGAAG CAAGCGACCCACAACAACTTCCCCTTCTCCGTGCACGACAACCGGCACAGCCTCCGGAGTTCCGGATTCTACGTTGACTCC ggcctgggacGTAGGAAGGTCGCCCCGGAGAAAAGGCAACACGTTTCGAGAAATTTCAATCTCTGGGCGTGCGACTTTGTCCCGTCTTATCTTGATGGCTTTTCCAATAACCAGATATCGTACGTCGGCCCGGAAGCGGTGGTGGTCCCCCTTTTCAGGCGCTTCCCACGACAGTACAGCGAGGTCTGGGGCACTTGGAAGTTTATCCCCGAGCAGAGCTACGCGGAGTTCTTGAAAAAGAAGCCGAAAGTCCGGTTCGCTATTGACAAAAAGGCCACCTCTTCGCTGGAGCCCTTGTGCCTCCAGAAGAGCCTTGATGAGTTGAGTAAGGCGGGCATGTCACTGGGCATTCCGTCCAGCACTACCAGCTAA